The DNA region GAGGTTCGAGTCCTCTCATCCGCACCACTTAATTTAATCAACCTTCTTATACTCCCCTAAAACACATACTTTCAGACTAACCAATTTTTAACTCTGCCAAATTTATCCTTTGCTTCATCTATTATTATGTTTCATTTGATATAGTGGCGAACAAAGATGAAGATTTGAGTAAGCAGCTGGATTAACTATAGAGACGGCTGTTGTAATATGAAAATGTCTGTACGTTTTTAAAAGAAGGAAAATCTATGAAAGATACAAACAATACCTCTGCAACGGTAGAGACGCTCGAAGATCTTGCAGCGTTGGTGGATTATTCACTCATGGAGACGTTAAACACTGATCCAGAGGCAACTTCAGACGGAGTTGATCACACACCGCGACAAGTCTTCTCTGGACATTATGTCCCTGTGAACCCTACACCTATCGAAGAGCCTGTGTACATTGCGCACAGTGAGAACTTCTTTCACGAACTTGGTTTTAGCGACGCTCTGGCAACATCAGAGGATTTTATCCGTATGTTCTCCGGCGATAGCTCGCAGCTGCCAGAACCGATGAGTCGTATGGGTTGGGCTACAGGCTATGCACTTTCCATTTATGGCTCCGAATACTATGAGCAGTGTCCATTTGGAACAGGTAATGCATATGGTGACGGTCGCGCCATTTCCATCCTCGAAGCGGTGATCAACGGGAATCGATGGGAGATGCAGCTTAAAGGTGGCGGTAGAACACCTTACTGCAGGGGTGCTGATGGTCGTGCCGTCTTGCGTTCAAGTATTCGTGAGTTTTTGGCACAAGAGCATATGCATGCCCTGGGTGTGCCGACATCACGCTCTTTGAGTCTGTACACTTCAAAAACAGAGACAGTAAGGCGGCCATGGTTTACCAATGGATCGTACTCAAGAGACCCTGAAGTGATGATCGAAGAGGCTGTTGCTATTACCACACGGGTTGCACCTTCTTTTCTACGGGTGGGTCAACTCGAACTTTTCGGACGGCGTGCACGTAAAAAGGAGCATCCAAAAACGATCAAAGAGCTTGAACAGATTGTGTTACACCTGATCGATCGTGAGTACAGTGAGGTCATTGATGTAAATTTACCTCTCCAAGAAAAAGTGATCCTGCTAGCAAAAGCGTTCCGAAGTCGACTCACTGCACTGGTGGCAAACTGGATACGCGTGGGCTACTGCCAGGGGAATTTTAATAGTGACAATTGTGCCGCAGGTGGATTTACTCTTGATTATGGACCATTTGGATTTATCGATATGTTTGACCCGAGATATCAGCCATGGACGGGTGGCGGTGTTCACTTCTCATTTCTCAATCAGCCGCAAGCTGCCGAGCGTAACTTTTCTATGTTCTGCCTGGCGTTGAAACCACTGCTGGCGTCGAATCAGGATGCTCTGGATCAATTAGATGAGATAAGAGAGGGCTTTCCTCAAGTCATGCAGGGTCAAATGATAAAGATGTGGGCTTCCAAGCTTGGACTAGAAACCTTTGATGCATCACTTTTCAATGAACTTGTAAAACTGATGATAGAAACCTCTGTCGATTATACGATCTTCTTTCGCGAGCTCTCTACGGTCCCTGAGGATATCTCTCCACTCACTAAAAGCTTTTACGGTGACGCTGTACTCAATGAAAAGATTTTAAAAAGCTGGTCGGAGTGGCTGGAAAAATGGAGATCGCTCGTTGATGCCACGACGAGCGAATCACGCGAAAATCTTTCTAAGCAAATGAAAGCCTTTAACCCAAAATACACTTTGCGAGAATGGTTTCTTGTGCCTGCCTATAAACAAGCCACCAAGGGGGACTATACACTGATTAAAGAGTTGCAAGAAGTGATGACAAACCCATATGCTGAGCAATCTAAAGAGATAGAGGAAAAATATTATAGAGAAAAGCCCTCTGAGTTCTTTGAACTTGCCGGGATATCCCATGTCAGCTGTTCATCGTGATTTTCAATTATAGAAGGGACTGAATGCTTAATGGTTATGAACGTTCGCCATCAAGCCAATAAGCTACCCCTGCAAAGAGGAAGTACATTATAAGTGCTGATATCGCCAAGGATATTTCAGTGTTCCCAAAGGGTGGCCCAAATATATTAACGGCATTTACTAAGAGAAGGATCATTACGAATATACCCATGCCATATCTTCCTATGGGTGATCTTGCTGTAGTTCCACTCAGGTAGAGCCACAGTCCCCCGATCAAGAGGACTGCTTCAAGAGTATATGTTGCAATGGCATTGTTCCACAGTCCAAAACCAAGTTTGGTGGAGGTATTGCTCCAAAGTGGTAGATCCGGTGTATGAACGATGAGGTCAAAAAACCAATGCGAAATTACAGCGATCCCCATTATCAGTGCAACTGATTTCTTTCCTGTAGACACAATTCGATACAAGATATAGATAAGACCCGCTAAAAGAATGGATGCAAGCAGACTGTGTGTGTAGGGCATATATTCCAGTTCAAAGTGAGTTGATTGAGTGAAATTTTCGATGATATTGATTTTTTCTATCCCTAGAAGTACAAATGGGAAGAACAGGATGTCAACGAATTGTACCGCTAGGAACAACATTCCCAGTGAGGCGCTTTTCTCAACCTTTTTCAGAGCAAAACATGCTGCATAGTGACCTATAAACATCTAACTCTCTTCTCCTTCTGGATTTACGTTCAAAATAAGTAATTTAAGAATCATTTGAGCATTTTTGATCGTTTTTCTGTCATTTGTCGGGCTTCATACTATCATAGTCTAAAAAGTAGATAGATCAATAGTAGGGTTACGAGGCATGACAACACGGTCCTGATCTTGTTCCAACGATTCCAACGTACTTCGAACAATTCTCGGGCCGCTTTATATGTCGACTCACTTTCAGTGTGGAGATCTAGCATTTGTAACTTATTGTTCAGCGGTACATTGATGGTGGCCGTTGGTAATTGGACACCGAAGAGATAGACAAATGCTGAGGAGATGATGAGAATGCTTCCAATGCTATCGAGTTCTCCTATGCCCAGTACAACCGAAGTGATCAGCACTAGAACTGAACCGACCCATACCAGCATGAATATCGGTTGATTATTTTGAATAACGCCATCGATCACCTGAAAAGCACGGATAAACTCTTTGTCATTCAACTTTTTTATACCTGGCATCACTACGACGGCAAAAGCAAATAAAAATCCTGATACAAGAGAACACAGAAGCGTAGCCAATATCAATGTTATCTGAAATATTTCCATGGGGCAATCCTTTTTCAGTGTACTATCTGACAGTCTCAAACCATTTATAAAGGAACAATGGCTCCAATCTACTCTATTGAAGGTTAACCAGTATATATAAAGTGTTTTATTATACTATGACACTACCTTGTGTGTTCATCGAAATGTAAAATGAAATATGACTGAGATAAACAGAACAAGACCGATAAAACTCAAAAGAAAACCACCATAAAAACCACATTTCAGGGCAGTATACATAATATTATATGAATACCAATTCAGGCCCTCTGATAGTGTTAATTTTTCATTATTTAGCAATTTGGTATGAATTTTAACTCTCTTATCACTTATACCTTCTGTACCGATTGCATTTTCATGATTTTTTTTCTCAATATAATCTATTTCTCTTTTTTGTACCCAACAAAAATATGAAATTACCAATCCCACAATAATCAATGTCAATCCCATGAGAATCCTTTTTAGTAATAGTACTTCATTGAATTGTATAAATATAGATTATATCTTAACATAATATTATTAGAATTATATTACATAGAGATCACTCTTTATATGTAGTGAATTTTAGTTGTTTATATCAATGAAAAATAGTAAGATGAAAATACAAAGTTTTATAGCTAGTAAAGAAGTCATGCCCAGAAGAGGGCATGTTTTAAGGTCAGGTTATTACCCCGAGCATGGAAGGAGTCAGGATAATTAAAATACCATATCCAAGTGAGGTGATGTTTCTGGAATATAGATACCTGCGTCATCATATGCTGCCATGTGATGTGCTGAAGCTACCGATGCCAAACCTGCTACAAAAAGTAGTGCTATCATAATTTTTTTCATATTATTATTTCCTTTCTCTATTTAAAGATAAGGCAATGATAAAACAAAAGTGTGAAATAAGTATGAATAAACAAGATTTAACAATATACTCTTTTAGCAGATTGACGAAAATGTAAAGTCATTATATTTTAAGGCATTTAACCTAGTGTTTGAATCTCACTCTGTCCGCCATAAATTATAATCGATTATCCATATGATCTTTGATAATAGCCATCATCTCATCCATTGCTTCACCCGCTTTTTTCTGAATAAAATGCTCAAAGTACTCATCTATGTATGTATGAGGGGCAAATTTATTTGCAGTCTCCTGACGTTTGGGATCAATGAGAATTGAGTGTTTAAACTCTTTTGCAATGGGAACAATGTCGATCACAGTGCCGCTGGTACCAATAGCGATGAAAAGAGTACTATGCCGGATAGCCTCTTGGATGTGGCTGTACTCTGGTGCAGCTTCGCCAAACATAACAACATTATGTCGGACCCTTGTATTGCCACAATGCGGACAATGCTCATTGCCCTCTTGAGGTGCATAACCAACATTAAATGTTTCTGTACAAGCTTCACATCGTAGATCAGTGAGTGTACCGTGAAGGTGGATCACATCTTTGGCACCCGCTTTCTCCATAAGGTTATCTATATTTTGGGTGAGGTGGATGATTCTACCACGATAGTCATATTCAAGTTGGGCTAGCACCTTATGCGCAGGATTAGGCTCTTTAAATTCAAGATCACGTCTTCTTTCATTGTAAAAACGGGTAACATATTTGTGATCTTCAATCCACCCTTGCGTAGAGCAGACTTTCATGACATCGTGATTTTCCCAAAGACCATCATGATCCCTAAAGGTATGGATGCCACTTTCGGCAGAGAGACCAGCACCGCTTAATATCATAATCTTTTTCATGTTAACCCTCTTCATATTACTTTTTAATTATACGACAATTCATAGAACGAAGTAAAGACAATGATCAGTATGATTGTGTCGTCATGAAAAAATATCGACTGTATAGTCATTTGGCAGAGTCTGAAAACCTGTATGTAATGTTTCCTATTGGTTCACTAGAATGATGCTACAATAAGTAAGAAGGTTAGACCTTAACAAGAGATATGGCTTGCTGAATCCTTCCAGGTTGACAGGGCAAAAAATATTATGATTCAAGAGGATAAAAGATGAAAAGGATATTAGTTACCGGTGCAACAGGTCAGCTCGGCTCTGAGCTCGTCCCTGTACTTAGAGATAAATATGGAAGAAACAATGTAGTTGCTGCGGGACACAGTAGGAAGCCGGACGATGTATTTATTGATTCCGGTCCTTATGAGATCATAGAGACGACAGATTCCGAAGCCATCACAGCGCTTGTAAAAAAGTACAGCATTGATATCATCTACCATCTTGCAGCGCTTCTTTCGGCAAGAGCGGAAGAGAATCCCCAGCTTGCATGGGATGTTAATATGAATGGGCTCCAGACGGTTCTGGAAGTTGCCCGTCATCATCACTGCGCGCTCTTTTTCCCCAGTTCCATCGGGGCCTTCGGACCATCCACACCACCGGACAATACCCCTCAGGTGACCATCCAGCGCCCCAATACACTGTATGGTATTACAAAAGTGGCGGGTGAACTGCTTTGCGAATATTACGTTAAAAAGTATGATATGGATATCCGCGGGGTTCGATTCCCCGGTTTGATCTCCTATAAAACACCGCCGGGCGGAGGAACAACCGATTATGCCGTTGAGATCTTCTATGCTGCTGTAAAAAATGAACCCTACCGATGCTTTTTGAAAGAGGGAACCCGTCTGGACATGATGTACATGCCCGATGCCATTCGGGCGGTCGTGGAACTTATGGAGTCGGATGGGAGGATGCTAACTCACCGTAATGCTTACAATATTACAGCCATGAGTTTTACACCGGAGCAATTATATGCTACTATTAAAAAAGAGCTGCCCCATTTCAGCATGACCTACGAAGTAGACCCACTAAGGCAGGCAATCGCCGACAGCTGGCCTCGTAAAATGAATGACAGCGCTGCAAGAGCCGAATGGGGCTGGCAGCCGGCATATGATATCGGATCGATGACAAAAGATATGATCGAACAGTTGAGAAAGGAGGGTTCCCATGTCACTTGAAAAGCTTGAAATTCCTTTAAAGCAACAGTTGGAATCCATAGATGCAAAGGGTGTCAGTAAACGGCATGAAAAGATCATTACCGGGATCATGGAAGCCGAAGATGGTTTCGGACCGAGGGTTACCCTTAGAGGGAATGGAGATAAGCCCTTCTTGCAGATGAATTCTAACAGTTACCTGGGCCTCTCAACAGATAAAGATGTCATTGAAGCAGAGGAGGAGGCATCCCAGTTATTTGGAACCGGGCCGGGTGCCGTCCGCTTTATCAGCGGTACCTTTGCGCCACATGTGATACTCGAAAAGAAACTGGCTACCTTCTGCGGTAGAGAAGCGGCCATGATCTTCAGTGCCGCCTATTCGGCCGTTATGGGTGTCCTCCCACAGCTTATTACAGAAGAAACGGTTGTCATCAGTGATGAACTGAACCACAACTGTATCATCAATGCTATCCGGCTGGCACACCCCACTGAAAAGACGGTATACAGGCACCTTGATATGGAAGATCTTGAAGGTGCAATCAAGAGATACTTGGGTAAATACAGACGAATGATCGTCGTTACCGACGGTATCTTCAGTATGCGGGGAGACCATGCACCCCTTAATGAGATCGTTGCAATCTGCAAAAGATATGAAGAAAAGTTTGAAGAGGGGATCATTACGGTAGTCGATGACTCACACGGTGTGGGAGCTTTCGGTAAAACCGGTCGGGGTACAGAGGAGGTGACAGGTATAAAAGTGGATATCCACATTGCAACCCTTGGAAAGGCACTCGGCGTCAATGGTGGCTATGTGGTTTCCAGTGAAACCGTCATAGATTACCTAAGAGAGACAGCTCCCTTTTACATTTTTTCAAATTCTATAACTCCCTCTGAATCCGCAGCGGCCATTAAATCTCTTGATATCCTCGACAGCACCCATGGGCTGAAGTTACTCGAAAAGCTTCGCAGACTCACACGGCATCTTAAAGAGGGGCTAAAGGATCTTGGTTATGAGACCATACCAGGGGAGCATCCTATTATCCCTCTTATGATAAGGGACACCGAAAAGACTTCCAGACTTGTGAAGCATCTTTTTAAGCATGGTATTCTTGCCACAGGCCTTAACTTTCCAGTAGTTCCAAAGGGTGACGAGGAGATAAGGTTTCAGGTTTCTGCCAATCATACAGAAAAAGATATCGAGTACTTGTTGGGAGTTTTGAAGCGTTTTTAGTAATCGTAGTGACACAGAGAGAAGAATATTGATAAGACACATAAGGTATGAAGGATAAGGGGGGGGTTCCAATAGTTCCAATCCCTCACCATCCACATTGATTCATCAATAAAAATCAATATGCTCCAAATTATCCCTAAATCAATTAGACAAACTAACCTTATGAAAATAGCCAAATTATGCATGTATTATAAGGTTATATTTTATTACTCTCTACAATTAAGTATAATGATAAAATAAGGATAAAAAGTATGTTGGAAGAATTTACATCACTTGTTTCACAATATGGTTTATGGATTGTGTTTTTTGGTATGATGACTGAAGGAACCATTATGATCATTGTCTCTGGGATATTGTGTTA from Sulfurovum xiamenensis includes:
- a CDS encoding protein adenylyltransferase SelO; the protein is MKDTNNTSATVETLEDLAALVDYSLMETLNTDPEATSDGVDHTPRQVFSGHYVPVNPTPIEEPVYIAHSENFFHELGFSDALATSEDFIRMFSGDSSQLPEPMSRMGWATGYALSIYGSEYYEQCPFGTGNAYGDGRAISILEAVINGNRWEMQLKGGGRTPYCRGADGRAVLRSSIREFLAQEHMHALGVPTSRSLSLYTSKTETVRRPWFTNGSYSRDPEVMIEEAVAITTRVAPSFLRVGQLELFGRRARKKEHPKTIKELEQIVLHLIDREYSEVIDVNLPLQEKVILLAKAFRSRLTALVANWIRVGYCQGNFNSDNCAAGGFTLDYGPFGFIDMFDPRYQPWTGGGVHFSFLNQPQAAERNFSMFCLALKPLLASNQDALDQLDEIREGFPQVMQGQMIKMWASKLGLETFDASLFNELVKLMIETSVDYTIFFRELSTVPEDISPLTKSFYGDAVLNEKILKSWSEWLEKWRSLVDATTSESRENLSKQMKAFNPKYTLREWFLVPAYKQATKGDYTLIKELQEVMTNPYAEQSKEIEEKYYREKPSEFFELAGISHVSCSS
- a CDS encoding NAD-dependent epimerase/dehydratase family protein — translated: MKRILVTGATGQLGSELVPVLRDKYGRNNVVAAGHSRKPDDVFIDSGPYEIIETTDSEAITALVKKYSIDIIYHLAALLSARAEENPQLAWDVNMNGLQTVLEVARHHHCALFFPSSIGAFGPSTPPDNTPQVTIQRPNTLYGITKVAGELLCEYYVKKYDMDIRGVRFPGLISYKTPPGGGTTDYAVEIFYAAVKNEPYRCFLKEGTRLDMMYMPDAIRAVVELMESDGRMLTHRNAYNITAMSFTPEQLYATIKKELPHFSMTYEVDPLRQAIADSWPRKMNDSAARAEWGWQPAYDIGSMTKDMIEQLRKEGSHVT
- a CDS encoding DUF1772 domain-containing protein; amino-acid sequence: MEIFQITLILATLLCSLVSGFLFAFAVVVMPGIKKLNDKEFIRAFQVIDGVIQNNQPIFMLVWVGSVLVLITSVVLGIGELDSIGSILIISSAFVYLFGVQLPTATINVPLNNKLQMLDLHTESESTYKAARELFEVRWNRWNKIRTVLSCLVTLLLIYLLFRL
- a CDS encoding aminotransferase class I/II-fold pyridoxal phosphate-dependent enzyme; this encodes MSLEKLEIPLKQQLESIDAKGVSKRHEKIITGIMEAEDGFGPRVTLRGNGDKPFLQMNSNSYLGLSTDKDVIEAEEEASQLFGTGPGAVRFISGTFAPHVILEKKLATFCGREAAMIFSAAYSAVMGVLPQLITEETVVISDELNHNCIINAIRLAHPTEKTVYRHLDMEDLEGAIKRYLGKYRRMIVVTDGIFSMRGDHAPLNEIVAICKRYEEKFEEGIITVVDDSHGVGAFGKTGRGTEEVTGIKVDIHIATLGKALGVNGGYVVSSETVIDYLRETAPFYIFSNSITPSESAAAIKSLDILDSTHGLKLLEKLRRLTRHLKEGLKDLGYETIPGEHPIIPLMIRDTEKTSRLVKHLFKHGILATGLNFPVVPKGDEEIRFQVSANHTEKDIEYLLGVLKRF
- a CDS encoding SIR2 family NAD-dependent protein deacylase, which gives rise to MKKIMILSGAGLSAESGIHTFRDHDGLWENHDVMKVCSTQGWIEDHKYVTRFYNERRRDLEFKEPNPAHKVLAQLEYDYRGRIIHLTQNIDNLMEKAGAKDVIHLHGTLTDLRCEACTETFNVGYAPQEGNEHCPHCGNTRVRHNVVMFGEAAPEYSHIQEAIRHSTLFIAIGTSGTVIDIVPIAKEFKHSILIDPKRQETANKFAPHTYIDEYFEHFIQKKAGEAMDEMMAIIKDHMDNRL